A window from gamma proteobacterium SS-5 encodes these proteins:
- a CDS encoding thiol:disulfide interchange protein DsbA/DsbL → MLKKLLLALLLTGLPLLALAAGPFKENQNYFEIFPSYPGTEPGKIEVVEFFMYTCPHCYDFEPHLLDWLKTKPEDVDFIKVPAIFNPQARFFAETYYSLEILGVDHSVHEKIFAAIHDQRRDLGNVDAMARFLGETGIDADSYRKQLKSFAVQARVNRADELVKRFSIRAVPSMVINGAWRTGQVASFEQMLQLVDHLIDKSRSEAQAEQP, encoded by the coding sequence ATGCTGAAAAAACTCCTGCTTGCCCTGCTGCTAACGGGGCTACCCCTGCTGGCCCTGGCCGCTGGCCCCTTCAAGGAGAACCAGAACTACTTCGAGATCTTCCCCAGCTATCCGGGGACCGAGCCCGGCAAGATCGAAGTGGTCGAATTCTTCATGTACACCTGCCCGCACTGCTACGACTTCGAGCCGCATCTGCTGGACTGGCTGAAGACCAAGCCAGAGGATGTCGATTTCATCAAGGTGCCGGCCATCTTCAACCCCCAGGCCCGCTTCTTCGCCGAGACCTACTACAGCCTGGAAATCCTTGGCGTGGACCACTCCGTGCATGAAAAGATCTTTGCCGCCATCCATGACCAGCGCCGGGACCTAGGCAATGTCGATGCCATGGCCCGCTTTCTGGGCGAGACCGGCATTGATGCCGACAGCTACCGCAAGCAGCTTAAGTCCTTTGCCGTGCAGGCACGGGTCAATCGTGCCGACGAACTGGTCAAGCGCTTTTCCATCCGCGCCGTGCCCAGCATGGTGATCAATGGTGCCTGGCGCACCGGCCAGGTCGCAAGCTTCGAGCAGATGCTGCAACTGGTCGATCACCTGATCGACAAAAGCCGCAGCGAGGCACAGGCCGAGCAGCCCTGA
- a CDS encoding endonuclease/exonuclease/phosphatase family protein translates to MDAPQPPRSLRLLSYNIQTGADSHRYRHYLTRGWRNWLPHPAQMPNLDRVAELVRDYDLVGLQEVDSGSLRSNFVDQTQYLGQRAGFGCWYSQVNRNLGALGQHSNGLLSRYLPNRIEEHKLPGNLPGRGALLAVLGPPEQELAVCVVHLALGQGGRSRQLGYIGELVRPFPHAIVMGDMNCAYEAPELQRLLQRSGLRPPPCSAPSFPSWRPWRRIDHILVSDSLEVRHAQVVDFPLSDHLPVCVEVCLPENFPLRRAGPEVALHKTQTEVVNG, encoded by the coding sequence ATGGATGCCCCGCAGCCGCCACGCTCCCTGCGCCTGCTCAGCTACAATATCCAGACCGGGGCAGACAGCCACCGCTACCGCCACTATCTGACCCGTGGCTGGCGCAACTGGCTGCCGCACCCGGCGCAGATGCCCAACCTGGATCGGGTTGCCGAGCTGGTGCGCGATTACGATCTGGTCGGCCTGCAAGAGGTGGACTCAGGCAGTCTGCGGAGCAACTTTGTCGATCAAACCCAATACCTCGGCCAACGCGCCGGCTTTGGCTGCTGGTACAGCCAGGTCAACCGCAACCTGGGTGCCCTGGGCCAGCACAGCAACGGCCTGCTCAGCCGCTACCTGCCCAACCGGATAGAAGAACACAAGCTGCCGGGCAACCTGCCCGGCCGGGGTGCCTTGCTGGCGGTGCTCGGGCCGCCGGAACAGGAGCTTGCGGTGTGCGTGGTTCACCTGGCCCTCGGCCAGGGCGGACGCAGCCGCCAGCTGGGCTACATCGGCGAACTGGTCCGCCCCTTCCCCCACGCCATCGTCATGGGCGACATGAACTGCGCCTACGAGGCCCCCGAACTGCAACGCCTGCTGCAACGCAGCGGGCTGCGGCCGCCGCCCTGCAGCGCACCCAGTTTCCCCAGCTGGCGGCCTTGGCGTAGAATCGACCACATCCTGGTCTCGGACAGCCTGGAGGTGCGCCATGCCCAGGTGGTGGACTTCCCCCTCTCCGATCACCTGCCGGTGTGCGTCGAGGTATGCCTGCCGGAGAATTTTCCCCTGCGCCGGGCCGGTCCCGAGGTGGCTCTACACAAAACCCAAACCGAGGTAGTGAACGGATGA
- a CDS encoding cytochrome c4 encodes MKKQLTPLVAALLVSAPLLSGTAQAAGDIEAGQTKSATCAACHGPDGNSPNPIWPKLAGQSVGYILDQLGKFKAGERNDPLMTPMAAPLSEEDMADLAAYFSSQKRQLGSAEADKVALGEQLYRAGDAKKGLAACSSCHGPSGAGIPAANFPGLSGQHAAYVEKALKDFRDGNRSTDLNKMMRDLAGKMSDTEIAAVSQYVQGLR; translated from the coding sequence ATGAAGAAACAGCTCACCCCCCTCGTAGCCGCGCTGCTGGTCAGCGCCCCGCTGCTGTCCGGCACGGCCCAGGCCGCTGGCGATATCGAGGCCGGCCAGACCAAGTCCGCCACCTGCGCCGCCTGCCATGGCCCCGACGGCAACAGCCCCAACCCCATCTGGCCCAAGCTGGCCGGTCAGTCGGTCGGCTACATCCTGGATCAGCTGGGCAAGTTCAAGGCCGGTGAACGCAATGACCCCCTGATGACCCCCATGGCCGCCCCCCTGAGCGAGGAAGACATGGCCGACCTGGCCGCCTACTTCTCCAGCCAGAAGCGTCAGCTGGGCAGTGCCGAGGCCGACAAGGTCGCCCTGGGCGAACAGCTCTACCGCGCCGGTGATGCAAAAAAGGGGCTGGCCGCCTGCTCCTCCTGCCACGGCCCCAGTGGCGCGGGCATCCCGGCGGCCAACTTCCCCGGCCTCAGCGGTCAGCACGCCGCCTATGTGGAAAAGGCGCTGAAGGACTTCCGTGACGGCAACCGAAGCACCGACCTGAACAAGATGATGCGCGACCTGGCCGGCAAGATGAGCGATACAGAGATTGCCGCCGTATCCCAATACGTGCAAGGGCTGCGCTGA